The following nucleotide sequence is from Kiritimatiella glycovorans.
CACGGCTGAGTTCCTCGATCGCGAGGATGAAGTTGAGCCCCGGTCCGCCGAACCCGCCGTACTCTTCGGGAATGTAGAGCCCCATCATGTCCATCTGCGCCAGTTCTTTGAGCAGCTCCGTCGGAAACGCTTCCTTCTCGTCGAGTTCGGCGCGCACGGGAACCACGCGCTCCTCGGCGAACTCGCGCATGATCGATCGGATCTCCTGCTGTTCTTCGGTCAAACCGTAATCCACTTCCGCCATGTCCGTCTCCTTTACCCGGTCGATACGCCGGCAAAATGATGGTTAAGAAGGGGCGAGTGAATCAGGTTCAGCGCGGAAATGCAAGACACGGAGGGGCGGGGAGGGAATCGGGGAGAGGCAGGGTCAGAGTCAGAGTTGGAGTCAGAGTCAGAGTCAGAGTCAGAGTCGGAGTCGGAGTCAGAGTCAGAGTAACCCGTCTTTCCCCGTTCGGCGGCCCAAACGTCTTTTTTCGGGGGTGTGACCTCCGTTTCGTCCTTTGTTTTCAAGGGGTCACGTTCCAAAAGGGGCTGTGGGGCAGACCTTGCCGGTTGACGACTTGATTTTCTGTGAAAAAATCGGGTTGTGTATTTGAAGTGCCACAGGCGACGCAAAGACGGCAAAGAGCACCGCTACTGGAGCATCGTTGAAAGTGTGCGGACCCGGCGCGGCGTCATGAAGCGTCCGCTGCTCTATCTGGGCGAACTCAACGACAGCCAGAAGGCTCAATGGTGCTCGGCACTCGACGTGCTGGATGAATCGACCGATTCGGTTCGACAGATAAGCCTGTTCCCGGAAGACCGCACGCCGCCGCCGGAGGTGTCCCATCCCGTTCGGATCCGGCTTTCCCGGCTGAGCTTGCATCATCCGCGTCAGTGGGGCGGATGCTGGCTGGCCATGGAGTTGTGGAACGAGCTGGATCTGGACCGTTTCTGGAGCCCCCGTCTTCCCGCGAGCCGCAAGGGCACCGGCTGGCTCCACGTGCTCAAAACGCTGGTGACCTATCGTCTGCTCGATCCGGGCAGCGAGTGGCGGCTGCACCGCGACTGGTTTAAGGCCAGTGCCATGGCGGACCTGCTCGGCGAAGATGAGTCCATCGCGGCCAAAAACACGCTCTACCGCTGTCTCGATAAACTCGGTGAACACAAAGCCGATCTGTTTTCGTTTCTAAAGACACAGTGGCGCCTGTTGTTCGACGCTTCCTACGAGGTGCTGCTTTATGACCTGACCAGCACCTATTTTGAATGCGACGTGCCCGAACGCGAAGGGCTGCGCAAGTTCGGCTACAGTCGGGACAAGCGATCCGACTGCGTGCAGGTGGTCATTGCGCTGATCGTCACGCCCGAGGGCTTTCCGGTCGCCTACGAGGTGATGCCCGGGAACACCTCGGATAAAACGACCCTGCCGGACTTCCTGCGCAGGATCGAGGCGCAGTACGGGAAGATGAACCGGCTCTGGATCATGGACCGGGGCATCCCGACCGAGGACGCGCTCGAACAGATGCGAGCAGAAGGCGCGAGCTATCTGGTGGGCACGCCGCGCGGGCGGCTCAGCAAGCTCGAGGACCAGCTCTTCGGTCAACCGTGGAGGCAGGTGCAGGAGCAGATCGAGGTCAAGCTGGCCCGCGACGGGGAGGATCTTTACGTCCTCACCC
It contains:
- a CDS encoding IS1634 family transposase; translated protein: MYLKCHRRRKDGKEHRYWSIVESVRTRRGVMKRPLLYLGELNDSQKAQWCSALDVLDESTDSVRQISLFPEDRTPPPEVSHPVRIRLSRLSLHHPRQWGGCWLAMELWNELDLDRFWSPRLPASRKGTGWLHVLKTLVTYRLLDPGSEWRLHRDWFKASAMADLLGEDESIAAKNTLYRCLDKLGEHKADLFSFLKTQWRLLFDASYEVLLYDLTSTYFECDVPEREGLRKFGYSRDKRSDCVQVVIALIVTPEGFPVAYEVMPGNTSDKTTLPDFLRRIEAQYGKMNRLWIMDRGIPTEDALEQMRAEGASYLVGTPRGRLSKLEDQLFGQPWRQVQEQIEVKLARDGEDLYVLTRSGSRCDKERSMRQRKLKKLWKRLHQLGGMKNLKRDELLLKLGAAKQEAGKAWGLVDLRLPQPREAVTPESFHFRLNRKKLRKARRGEGTYLLRTNLAAEQPEELWKQYMVLNEVEQAFKELKNDLDIRPVYHQKDERIEAHIFVSFLSYALQVTLKQRAKARAPGLTPRAILEKFKAVQMIDVHLPTTDGRTLILPRYTQPEKDLQLLLHQLNLTLPEQPPPRLEELKKKCGADL